In the Candidatus Binatia bacterium genome, one interval contains:
- a CDS encoding MerR family transcriptional regulator — MAVKPEPHDAYPLRTVSRMTGLSADVIRAWERRYGVVAPVRGPRGSRLYSAADIAHLRLLAQVVASGRAIGDVARLGVSELRVLVDARPPATAPGPANGSAAVRPDSSPLPRAGEGLLESLQRLDAAAFEARLSDALIVLGHRDFVCQVVSPLLAEIGDRWEAGTLTVGAEHLASGLLRNLLGSMIRAQGVSRDAPVVLATPGGERHELGLWIVSLLLRDAGVGVHCLGPDVPAADILSAARRPDVSVLGLGFVNDNNRARAVEEVRHIESLLPPGVDLWLGGREARAVAAGSDSRRGIVIDDLDKLDLESVRLRDNLVLHR, encoded by the coding sequence ATGGCGGTCAAGCCAGAGCCGCACGATGCCTATCCGTTGCGCACGGTGTCTCGGATGACCGGGCTGTCGGCGGATGTGATTCGGGCCTGGGAGCGGCGGTATGGCGTGGTGGCTCCCGTTCGGGGCCCGCGCGGATCGCGGCTGTATAGCGCTGCCGATATCGCGCATCTGAGGCTCCTGGCGCAGGTGGTTGCCAGCGGCAGGGCGATCGGGGACGTGGCGCGTCTTGGGGTGTCGGAGTTGCGTGTCCTGGTTGACGCGCGGCCTCCGGCAACGGCCCCGGGGCCCGCAAACGGCTCCGCCGCTGTTCGCCCCGATTCATCGCCCTTGCCGCGGGCGGGCGAGGGCCTGCTGGAATCGCTCCAGCGACTCGATGCCGCAGCATTCGAAGCCCGGCTGAGCGATGCCCTGATCGTGCTCGGTCACCGCGACTTCGTGTGTCAGGTGGTGTCCCCGTTGCTGGCAGAAATCGGGGACCGCTGGGAGGCTGGGACCCTCACCGTCGGTGCCGAGCATCTCGCCAGCGGCCTCTTGCGCAACCTGCTCGGGAGCATGATTCGGGCGCAAGGTGTGTCGCGGGATGCGCCCGTCGTGCTGGCCACCCCCGGCGGAGAGCGTCACGAGTTGGGGTTATGGATCGTATCGCTGTTGCTACGCGACGCCGGGGTGGGGGTGCATTGCCTCGGACCGGACGTACCGGCCGCGGACATCTTGTCTGCGGCGCGGCGGCCGGACGTCAGCGTGCTCGGGCTCGGGTTCGTCAACGACAACAACCGCGCCCGGGCGGTGGAGGAGGTGCGTCACATCGAATCGCTGCTACCGCCCGGGGTGGATCTCTGGCTGGGCGGACGGGAAGCCCGCGCGGTCGCCGCCGGCAGCGATTCGCGTCGCGGAATCGTCATCGACGACTTGGACAAACTTGACCTCGAGAGCGTGCGGCTGCGCGACAACCTGGTTCTGCACCGTTGA
- a CDS encoding CBS domain-containing protein — protein sequence MRGIIQLKARDSMTRAPVTVSADLTIADLEQLIERYDYNSYPVVRDGRLEGIVTKLDFLRTFTFTPDSVLPHYDDLMRRHVRDIMQRDVVTVSPDYPLTRVLQMLVDLSSKSFPVTEGDRVVGIVSREDVIRALRRAVLDGAD from the coding sequence ATGCGCGGTATCATCCAACTGAAAGCCCGCGATTCGATGACGCGTGCGCCGGTGACGGTGAGTGCCGACCTGACGATTGCCGACCTCGAGCAGTTGATCGAACGCTACGACTACAACAGCTACCCCGTTGTGCGTGACGGACGGCTGGAGGGCATCGTTACCAAGCTGGACTTCCTGCGTACCTTCACGTTCACGCCCGATTCGGTGCTGCCTCATTACGACGATCTGATGCGCCGCCATGTCCGCGACATCATGCAGCGCGACGTCGTCACCGTCTCGCCCGATTACCCCCTGACCCGTGTACTGCAGATGCTCGTCGACCTGAGCAGCAAGAGCTTTCCGGTAACCGAGGGCGACCGCGTCGTCGGGATCGTCTCCCGTGAGGACGTCATTCGCGCCTTGCGCCGCGCCGTACTCGACGGCGCCGACTGA
- a CDS encoding AAA family ATPase translates to MRCARCGTESIPGKPFCPGCGARVAQTCVQCGEPIDAGFRFCPACGAPVGTPAVPGPVPPGPVAPNRGNPEPQPEAANSPPPGPPLRAGIEAGDGERKLVTVLFCDLVGSTAIAERLDPEEYHEILQEYLGPAFAEVYRFEGVVTQMAGDGLMALFGAPVAHEDAPQRAVRAALAIRSALGRLGARLKAERGIDLAARIGIHTGPVVVGTMGNDAKMDYTAIGDTTNLAARLQTLAEPGGILVSEATFRLVRGHFDLQRRNPVEVKGKREPVIAYEVLGPRTATTPIGLATAHGLTPLVGRSAELAQIEACYAQLAARLPQVVAIVGEAGSGKSRLLYELKQRLAGVSAAILEARCSALDQMAPYHPWTTMLRAYFGIGPQEDAAATAARVAARVGEWPADLRCAEPVLTRMLSGPGDAGDLPADEVKREHFEAVGKLIKAESRRGPVILLLEDLHWIDESSREMLDRAVADIVCAPVMLVVTHRPECQPRWRPGAVLTVINLRRLTDPEAVAVMRGVAGGALPEDLEQLILKKAEGSPFFTEEITRALLEGGYLERIDGGHRLTRPVEEIQIPDTVQEVIAARLDRLGPDAKRVLQVAAVLGRQFRRDRLAELLADDGIDVGAAIEELERRGVIHRKNLFADDELRFGESLTQEVAYESLLLKQRRQLHERIGQALTAAGGEANPERWAQLAHHFSRSDNRGRALEALLGAARSAERVPSYPSAAHFYRHAWNIATADAGDAGVGTTRLALDAAVGLARMAVIYEVPGLDDAPEILKRAETYAATLGDPRKRAEILSYLGMMLTRRRGEFAAGLALVEEALAIAQRAGPVPPSMLRPLAWAYFLDGRFDVAWRTMQWVVAGMEEAGHDRSHSDVYLGARYLRERIKMWAASAAEAQAAARETYDLAVSAGNRTVQAGMAAMLAQFAFERGDYPESLHWAQRGLEVTEALGFVVAMRLEATLFLATRRLLGQPVPERRQAQLIDEYVGQSGDGQIGTHTIVDALLEIGEVERAVSHARTAAARASGRVPEMITAVALGDALSAAGPAEWHTAADAYDRAADLAEATGARRMLVCARLGAGVLAQRRGDTVGGAWRLRQALALARDLGMVRYGARAAAALGTAPAQPAHTEPAGTEHLPDTRH, encoded by the coding sequence ATGCGCTGTGCCCGTTGTGGCACCGAGTCGATACCCGGCAAGCCGTTCTGCCCCGGCTGCGGCGCCCGCGTCGCCCAGACGTGCGTGCAGTGCGGCGAGCCGATCGATGCGGGTTTTCGGTTTTGCCCCGCGTGCGGAGCGCCGGTCGGCACACCGGCTGTCCCCGGGCCGGTACCCCCCGGACCGGTTGCCCCGAACCGGGGCAACCCGGAGCCTCAGCCGGAAGCCGCTAACTCGCCGCCCCCGGGGCCGCCGTTGCGGGCCGGCATCGAGGCGGGAGACGGCGAGCGCAAGCTGGTAACCGTCCTCTTCTGCGACCTCGTCGGATCGACAGCCATTGCGGAGCGTCTCGATCCCGAGGAGTACCACGAGATCTTGCAGGAGTATCTGGGCCCGGCCTTTGCCGAGGTTTACCGCTTCGAGGGCGTGGTCACGCAGATGGCCGGCGACGGCTTGATGGCGTTGTTCGGCGCTCCGGTCGCGCACGAGGACGCCCCCCAGCGAGCGGTGCGCGCCGCCCTGGCCATTCGCAGCGCACTCGGCCGTCTGGGCGCGCGCCTGAAGGCGGAACGCGGCATCGATCTGGCGGCGCGTATCGGTATCCACACCGGCCCGGTGGTAGTCGGCACCATGGGCAACGACGCCAAGATGGACTACACGGCCATCGGCGACACCACCAACCTGGCGGCGCGGCTACAGACCCTGGCCGAGCCGGGTGGCATTCTGGTCAGCGAGGCGACGTTTCGGCTCGTGCGTGGCCACTTCGACTTGCAGCGCCGCAATCCCGTCGAGGTCAAAGGCAAGCGTGAGCCGGTAATCGCGTACGAGGTACTCGGCCCCCGCACCGCCACGACACCGATAGGACTGGCGACCGCGCACGGGCTTACGCCGCTCGTCGGCCGGTCGGCGGAGCTGGCGCAGATCGAGGCGTGCTACGCCCAGCTCGCTGCCCGGCTGCCTCAGGTGGTCGCCATCGTCGGGGAAGCCGGCAGCGGCAAGTCTCGCTTGCTCTACGAACTCAAGCAGCGTCTCGCCGGAGTTTCGGCAGCCATCCTCGAAGCCCGCTGTTCGGCGCTCGATCAGATGGCGCCTTACCACCCGTGGACGACCATGTTGCGGGCCTATTTCGGGATCGGACCGCAAGAGGATGCAGCGGCGACGGCGGCGCGGGTTGCGGCCCGGGTTGGAGAGTGGCCCGCCGATCTCCGGTGCGCCGAACCGGTCCTCACGCGGATGTTGTCGGGCCCGGGCGACGCGGGCGATCTTCCGGCCGACGAGGTCAAAAGGGAACACTTCGAGGCGGTCGGCAAGCTCATCAAGGCCGAGAGCCGGCGCGGTCCAGTGATCTTGCTGCTGGAAGATCTGCACTGGATCGACGAGTCGTCGCGGGAGATGCTCGACCGGGCAGTGGCGGACATAGTGTGCGCGCCGGTGATGCTGGTGGTCACGCACCGACCCGAATGCCAACCGCGGTGGCGACCCGGCGCAGTATTGACCGTGATCAACCTGCGGCGGCTCACCGATCCCGAGGCGGTTGCGGTCATGCGAGGGGTGGCCGGGGGCGCGCTGCCCGAGGACCTCGAACAGTTGATTCTCAAGAAGGCAGAGGGCAGCCCGTTTTTCACCGAGGAGATCACCCGGGCGCTGCTGGAGGGTGGCTATCTGGAACGTATCGACGGCGGCCACCGCCTGACGCGGCCGGTCGAGGAAATCCAGATTCCGGATACCGTGCAGGAGGTGATTGCCGCCCGTCTCGACCGACTCGGGCCGGATGCCAAGCGGGTCCTGCAGGTGGCGGCGGTGCTCGGACGGCAATTCCGCCGCGATCGCCTCGCCGAGTTGTTGGCCGACGACGGTATCGATGTCGGCGCGGCGATCGAGGAGCTAGAGCGTCGTGGCGTTATCCACCGCAAGAACCTTTTTGCCGACGACGAGCTGCGCTTCGGCGAAAGTCTGACTCAGGAAGTCGCGTACGAAAGCCTGCTGCTGAAACAGCGCCGGCAGCTTCACGAACGGATCGGTCAGGCGCTCACGGCAGCAGGCGGGGAAGCGAATCCGGAGCGCTGGGCGCAGCTCGCGCACCATTTCAGCCGCAGCGACAACCGCGGGCGGGCCCTCGAAGCGCTGCTGGGCGCTGCCCGCAGCGCGGAGAGGGTACCGTCGTATCCAAGCGCTGCGCACTTTTATCGGCACGCCTGGAACATCGCCACTGCCGACGCCGGGGATGCGGGGGTCGGCACGACCAGGCTCGCCCTCGATGCCGCCGTGGGTCTCGCCCGCATGGCGGTGATTTACGAAGTTCCGGGGCTCGACGACGCACCCGAGATCCTGAAACGAGCGGAAACGTACGCCGCCACCCTGGGAGATCCGAGAAAACGGGCCGAGATCCTCTCTTATCTCGGAATGATGCTCACCCGACGCCGCGGCGAATTCGCTGCCGGTCTGGCGCTGGTCGAGGAGGCCCTGGCAATCGCCCAGCGTGCCGGCCCGGTGCCGCCGTCCATGCTGCGTCCGCTGGCGTGGGCTTACTTCCTGGACGGCCGTTTCGACGTCGCCTGGCGGACCATGCAGTGGGTGGTCGCCGGCATGGAAGAGGCCGGCCATGACCGGAGTCACTCGGACGTGTACCTGGGTGCCCGCTACTTGCGGGAACGAATCAAGATGTGGGCGGCAAGCGCCGCCGAAGCGCAGGCTGCCGCCCGCGAGACCTACGATCTCGCAGTGTCGGCCGGCAACCGCACAGTGCAAGCGGGCATGGCGGCAATGCTCGCCCAGTTCGCCTTCGAGCGCGGGGATTACCCGGAATCGCTCCACTGGGCGCAACGTGGACTGGAAGTAACGGAAGCGCTGGGGTTCGTGGTGGCGATGCGCCTCGAAGCAACGCTGTTCCTCGCCACCCGGCGCCTGCTCGGCCAGCCTGTACCGGAGCGTCGTCAAGCGCAACTCATCGACGAGTACGTCGGCCAGTCCGGCGACGGTCAGATCGGCACCCACACGATCGTCGATGCGCTCCTGGAAATCGGCGAGGTGGAGCGGGCGGTCAGCCATGCCCGCACCGCCGCGGCGCGGGCCAGCGGCCGCGTGCCGGAGATGATTACCGCAGTGGCCCTGGGCGATGCGCTCAGTGCGGCCGGCCCGGCCGAGTGGCACACCGCTGCCGACGCATACGATCGCGCAGCCGACCTCGCCGAAGCCACCGGTGCCCGCCGAATGCTGGTCTGCGCGCGCCTCGGAGCCGGAGTGCTGGCGCAGCGCCGGGGCGATACGGTCGGCGGCGCCTGGCGACTGCGCCAGGCCCTGGCCCTCGCTCGCGACCTCGGAATGGTGCGCTACGGCGCCCGCGCCGCCGCCGCCCTGGGAACGGCGCCCGCGCAGCCTGCCCACACCGAACCTGCCGGCACCGAACACTTGCCAGACACCCGGCACTGA
- the gshB gene encoding glutathione synthase, with amino-acid sequence MDVLVVIDPLDSLNLTTETSLLLIEEMARRGHRCAVATLGDLYLTEHGAGVRAQPIALDLGQRPYYRLGAASECEFEAFDLVLFRKDPPVDEAYVTATLILDRAAAVVPVVNDPASLRTVNEKLLALEVPEFTPPTLVSNDPDRLAAFAAQHERIVVKPLTDCSGRGIAVVAAGEAPATLRAFVSAQQGRYVVAQRFLPGVAAGDKRIFLLDGEAIGAVNRVPLGPDRLANIHQGARVAATTITPRERAIVAALRPILRARRLWLAGIDVIDGWLTEVNVTSPSAARQINAVSGSRIEVPIVDFLERLAGAPRGKRTG; translated from the coding sequence GTGGACGTCCTGGTAGTCATCGATCCACTCGATTCCCTGAATCTGACGACCGAAACGTCCCTGCTCCTGATCGAGGAAATGGCCCGGCGCGGGCATCGGTGTGCCGTGGCCACGCTCGGGGACCTTTACCTCACCGAACACGGCGCCGGGGTGCGGGCGCAGCCGATCGCCCTGGATCTGGGGCAGCGGCCTTACTACCGCCTCGGCGCGGCAAGCGAGTGCGAATTCGAAGCCTTCGACCTGGTTCTGTTCCGCAAGGATCCGCCGGTCGACGAAGCCTACGTGACCGCAACCCTGATCCTGGATCGGGCCGCCGCCGTCGTCCCGGTGGTGAACGATCCGGCCAGCCTCCGTACGGTCAACGAGAAGCTCCTGGCCCTGGAGGTCCCCGAATTCACTCCACCCACACTGGTCAGCAACGACCCCGACCGCCTCGCGGCGTTTGCCGCGCAGCACGAGCGGATCGTCGTGAAACCGCTCACGGATTGCAGCGGCCGGGGCATCGCCGTGGTGGCGGCCGGCGAGGCCCCGGCGACGCTGCGCGCTTTCGTCAGCGCCCAGCAGGGCCGGTACGTCGTTGCGCAGCGTTTCCTGCCGGGCGTCGCGGCGGGAGACAAGCGAATCTTCCTGCTCGACGGGGAGGCGATCGGCGCGGTCAACCGCGTCCCCCTCGGCCCCGACCGGCTCGCCAACATCCACCAGGGCGCACGCGTGGCCGCAACCACTATAACGCCGCGGGAACGAGCGATCGTCGCGGCACTGCGGCCGATCCTGCGCGCCCGGCGGCTGTGGCTGGCAGGGATCGACGTCATTGACGGCTGGCTCACGGAGGTGAACGTCACCAGTCCGTCCGCCGCGCGGCAGATAAACGCAGTGAGCGGGAGCCGGATCGAGGTACCGATCGTCGACTTCCTCGAGCGACTCGCCGGAGCGCCGCGAGGCAAGCGCACCGGTTAA
- a CDS encoding pyridoxamine 5'-phosphate oxidase family protein — protein MATVGDGGVPNNVPVCPVALNGRLYFASPAAARKVRDLRSNPRVALVFDVYADNWKRRTGVMIRGSASIIDQGAAFRRVRLALYRKYKPYRRLAPITEGRSVVVCITPTSSLSWGL, from the coding sequence GTGGCTACCGTTGGGGACGGCGGGGTGCCGAACAATGTTCCGGTATGTCCGGTGGCTCTGAACGGGCGACTGTACTTCGCCAGCCCGGCCGCGGCGCGTAAGGTGCGAGATTTACGTTCCAACCCGCGAGTGGCGCTGGTATTCGATGTATACGCCGACAACTGGAAACGGCGCACGGGCGTGATGATTCGCGGTTCGGCCAGCATTATCGACCAGGGTGCCGCCTTCCGGCGGGTGCGGCTCGCCCTGTATCGCAAGTACAAACCGTACCGGCGGTTGGCGCCCATCACCGAGGGCCGGAGCGTCGTCGTTTGCATCACGCCGACGTCCAGTCTTTCGTGGGGCCTATGA
- a CDS encoding YCF48-related protein: MQQNPRPTVDDFYGVSFVTGGAGWAVGIFGQVFRTTNAGTSWVEQTSGVDADLFAVKFVNAQTGWAVGDGGTIIATGNGGALWTKQTSGTTAALAAVSFADVQIGWVVGSDGTILATTDAGATWTPQASGISTGLTGVSFADASNGWAIGDVDPTTSRAVILHTEDGGATWAAQVSATDRSLVAVSAADAQHAIAVGEDGVVLYTTDGGLVWKLGASGTESLLWSVFMLDTQNGWAVGDPDFETGEGEIIRTADGGATWVSQPSLNTNPMYGVVFLDAQNGWVVGAAGTLLRSTNGGAAWHLLNPAPTNTLFGLAFPTSSDGYAVGDFGTIARTDNGGLTWSALDSGSTAGLFSVTSLDPQVAWVAGDFGTVLRTQDGGVTWSPLDTGTSAPLLSIRFVDGGTGWAVGGIATGVCVGDCSGDGEVTVDEIIIGVNIANGLAPVSQCPAMDPDDTGTVTIDEIIQAVNNALGGCPAGSGGATIIRTTDGGNSWTPQTSNTTQTLNAVAFVDAQNGWAVGNAGTIVHTSNGGTTWTAQVSGTTEPLYGVTCVGQTCWAVGGTPDDETPRQVILYTNNGGSTWAPQDGNVDPPDPLFGVFARDAQNVWAVGDYGLIMGTTDGGTTWEPLESITFDPLGAVAFVDLETGWVAGDRGMILFTSSGGR, encoded by the coding sequence GTGCAACAGAACCCGCGCCCGACGGTGGACGATTTCTACGGTGTCAGCTTCGTGACCGGCGGGGCCGGCTGGGCGGTGGGGATCTTCGGGCAGGTCTTCCGCACCACCAATGCCGGAACGAGCTGGGTCGAGCAGACCTCCGGCGTGGACGCCGATCTGTTTGCGGTTAAATTCGTCAACGCCCAGACCGGGTGGGCGGTGGGCGACGGGGGTACGATAATCGCCACGGGCAACGGTGGCGCGCTCTGGACCAAACAAACCAGCGGGACCACGGCGGCACTGGCGGCGGTGTCCTTCGCCGACGTGCAGATCGGCTGGGTTGTCGGGTCGGACGGAACCATCCTCGCAACGACCGATGCCGGCGCCACGTGGACTCCACAGGCCAGTGGCATAAGCACGGGACTCACAGGGGTGAGCTTCGCCGACGCCAGTAACGGCTGGGCGATTGGCGACGTCGACCCAACCACCAGTCGGGCGGTCATCCTGCACACCGAGGACGGCGGTGCGACCTGGGCGGCGCAGGTCTCTGCCACCGACCGATCCCTGGTGGCCGTTAGTGCCGCCGATGCCCAGCACGCCATTGCGGTCGGTGAAGACGGCGTTGTGCTGTACACGACCGACGGGGGCCTCGTGTGGAAGCTCGGGGCGAGCGGCACCGAGTCGCTGCTCTGGTCGGTCTTTATGCTCGACACCCAGAACGGCTGGGCCGTCGGCGACCCCGACTTCGAAACCGGCGAGGGAGAGATCATTCGCACGGCCGACGGCGGAGCGACCTGGGTGTCGCAGCCGTCGCTCAACACCAATCCGATGTACGGGGTCGTCTTTCTCGATGCGCAGAACGGCTGGGTGGTCGGCGCCGCCGGCACTCTCCTGCGCTCCACCAACGGCGGCGCCGCCTGGCACCTCCTCAACCCGGCCCCGACGAATACCCTGTTCGGGCTCGCCTTCCCGACGTCTTCCGACGGCTACGCCGTGGGCGACTTCGGCACGATCGCGCGCACGGACAACGGCGGCCTGACCTGGAGCGCGCTGGACTCCGGCAGCACCGCGGGGCTTTTCTCCGTCACCTCGCTGGACCCCCAGGTGGCGTGGGTCGCGGGCGATTTCGGTACCGTTCTGCGTACGCAGGACGGCGGCGTGACCTGGAGCCCTCTGGACACCGGCACTTCGGCGCCCCTGTTGAGTATCCGGTTCGTCGATGGCGGCACCGGGTGGGCGGTTGGCGGGATCGCCACCGGGGTTTGCGTCGGCGACTGCAGCGGCGACGGCGAGGTCACCGTCGACGAGATCATCATCGGCGTCAACATCGCAAACGGCCTCGCGCCGGTGAGCCAGTGCCCCGCCATGGACCCGGACGATACCGGGACGGTCACCATCGACGAGATCATCCAGGCGGTGAACAACGCGCTCGGAGGTTGCCCCGCCGGCAGTGGCGGCGCCACGATCATACGCACCACCGATGGCGGCAATTCGTGGACTCCCCAGACGAGCAACACCACACAGACCCTCAATGCGGTTGCCTTCGTAGATGCGCAAAACGGGTGGGCCGTCGGCAATGCCGGAACGATCGTGCACACCAGTAATGGTGGCACAACGTGGACGGCGCAGGTCAGTGGCACCACGGAACCGCTTTACGGTGTGACCTGTGTCGGGCAGACCTGCTGGGCCGTAGGGGGGACTCCCGACGACGAAACACCCCGGCAGGTCATCCTCTACACCAACAACGGAGGATCGACCTGGGCCCCGCAAGACGGCAACGTCGATCCGCCCGATCCGCTCTTCGGCGTCTTCGCCCGGGACGCGCAAAACGTCTGGGCCGTCGGCGACTACGGCCTGATCATGGGTACCACCGACGGCGGCACGACCTGGGAACCGCTCGAGAGTATCACGTTCGACCCCCTCGGCGCGGTGGCATTCGTCGATCTCGAGACCGGTTGGGTGGCCGGCGACCGCGGGATGATTCTGTTTACCAGCAGCGGCGGACGTTAA
- a CDS encoding 1-acyl-sn-glycerol-3-phosphate acyltransferase, with amino-acid sequence MAHAPRNLDSTAALPVEAFMRAVHLLWGLVADIYIFFSTMFMGTAALGLTLALREPWPVDVLGRFWARWMLKVCGINVDVEGLERLDPKRSYVLVSNHLSNFDIWATLGALPLTIHFVAKKELLSLPFLGQALAVSDHIIIDRANPEAAVACINERVAAQIDKGFCILFYAEGTRSPDGKVHAFKKGGITLALRTGLPIVPLSVSGTRKFLPKRRMIIKPGGRVKLALGEPIDTRAYTLDQRDELTEYVRKIVIQNYIEDY; translated from the coding sequence ATGGCTCACGCGCCACGCAATCTGGACTCCACCGCTGCCCTGCCCGTCGAGGCCTTCATGCGAGCCGTGCACTTGCTCTGGGGGTTGGTGGCGGACATTTACATCTTCTTCAGCACAATGTTCATGGGGACGGCGGCGCTCGGCCTGACCCTCGCATTGCGCGAGCCTTGGCCGGTCGACGTGCTCGGCCGATTCTGGGCCCGCTGGATGTTGAAGGTCTGCGGAATCAACGTCGATGTCGAGGGCCTCGAACGTCTCGACCCCAAACGGTCGTACGTGCTGGTCTCGAATCATCTCAGTAACTTCGACATCTGGGCGACGCTCGGCGCCTTACCGCTCACCATCCATTTCGTGGCCAAGAAGGAGTTGCTCAGCCTGCCGTTTCTCGGGCAGGCCCTCGCGGTCAGCGATCACATCATCATCGACCGCGCCAACCCGGAAGCGGCGGTCGCCTGCATCAACGAGCGCGTCGCCGCGCAAATCGACAAGGGCTTCTGCATTCTCTTTTACGCCGAGGGCACGCGCAGCCCTGACGGTAAGGTCCATGCGTTCAAGAAGGGCGGCATCACGCTGGCGCTGCGTACCGGTCTGCCGATCGTGCCGCTCAGCGTAAGCGGCACGCGGAAGTTCCTGCCCAAACGGCGAATGATCATCAAGCCGGGCGGACGCGTGAAGCTGGCGCTCGGCGAGCCGATCGACACGCGCGCCTATACCCTCGACCAACGCGACGAGTTGACCGAGTACGTTCGCAAGATCGTCATCCAGAACTACATCGAGGACTATTAG